A genomic window from Plodia interpunctella isolate USDA-ARS_2022_Savannah chromosome 29, ilPloInte3.2, whole genome shotgun sequence includes:
- the LOC128682208 gene encoding uncharacterized protein LOC128682208, with protein sequence MACEDARTPLLPTSGDAATRAGTWWRRAWRALTGGLCRKWSTVTPPGSEDDVAAFAQEALEYFETIRRNREHFYRLRRLEIENLPPARRLPLTSAQMAELNYLWSKTVAAAESRVAARLNKLGSSVH encoded by the exons ATGGCTTGTGAGGACGCAAG AACTCCATTATTGCCTACAAGTGGCGATGCGGCCACGAGGGCCGGAACGTGGTGGCGGCGCGCGTGGCGGGCTCTGACCGGGGGGCTTTgccgaaa atgGAGCACAGTAACACCCCCAGGATCGGAGGATGATGTGGCCGCGTTTGCGCAGGAAGCGCTGGAATATTTTGAGACGATTAGGCGTAATCGCGAGCACTTCTACCGGCTGCGGCGTCTCGAAATTGAAAATCTTCCACCCGCCCGGCGCCTGCCACTTACGTCGGCCCAAATGGCCGAATTAAATTACCTATGGTCAAAAACTGTTGCAGCCGCCGAGAGTCGCGTTGCAGCGcgtctaaataaattagggaGCTCTGTCCACTAA
- the Brr2 gene encoding U5 small nuclear ribonucleoprotein 200 kDa helicase has protein sequence MADAAARQLQYEYKANSNLVLQADVRLIERRGRDEATGEVLSLSGKLGGTRMGDRAQRTKPEKAEERKAKRQKRDEATYELTKSKTSRVAWADDTPGVLYRPRAQHTRHAYELLLSFMQSALGDQPRDILCGACDEVLVVLKNDKLKDLEKKKEIELLLGPISDERFALLVNLGKKITDFNISAATEGSTEIDETYGINVQFEESSEEDDEDAYGEVREEDKEDGEGSENEKDKESSGEDSDGEGRKNAIHTNLSEEQSQKRRDAVLHPMDIDAYWLQRRLSRHFPDAMVSQAKASEVLKALAEAADDRDLENRLVLLLGYDCFEFVKTLNKHRHTILYCIRLASAQSDNERASIRDEMSRQPHLQKILAQLETGKGDDDNAQQSEAPRKRHKSEVESGLGQVTGSRTVLQLEDLVFATGAHFMANKRCQLPPGSFRKQRKGYEEVHVPALKPKPFEEDETLVAIEKLPKYVQPAFEGFKTLNRIQSRISKAALESDENLLVCAPTGAGKTNVALLCILREVGKHVNDDGTVNVHDFKMIYVAPMRSLVQEMVGNFSKRLAPYNMKVSELTGDHQLTREQIEATQLIVCTPEKWDIITRKGGERSFTNLVRLIIIDEVHLLHDERGPVLEALVARTLRTREQTQEEVRLVGLSATLPNYTDVAAFLRVRPEHGLFYFDNSFRPVALEQQYIGVTEKKALKRFQVMNDIVYEKAIEHAGRNQILVFVHSRKETGKTARAIRDMCLEKDTLGQFLREGSASMEVLRTEAEQVKNPELRELLPYGFAIHHAGMSRVDRTLVEDLFADRHIQVLVSTATLAWGVNLPAHTVIVKGTQVYSPEKGRWSELGALDVLQMLGRAGRPQYDDKGEGILITNHSELQYYLSLLNQQLPIESQLVAKLPDMLNAEVVLGSVQSVRDAVTWLGYTYLYIRMLRQPALYGISPEKIQNDPLLELHRADLVHTAASLLDKAGLIKYERKSGHFQPTELGRIASHFYCTYETMQAYNQLLRPTLGEIELFRVFSLSAEFKHVTVREEEKLELHKLMERVPIPIKESIEEPSAKINVLLQAYISQLKLEGFALMADMVYVTQSASRLLRAIFEIVLHRGWAQLVDKTLALCKMVDRRMWQSMSPLRQFRKMPEEVVKKLEKKNFPWEKLYELGPNEIGELVRAPKLGKMIHKHVRQFPKLELSTHIQPITRSTLRVELTITPDFQWDEKVHGQSEAFWILVEDVDSEVVLHHEYFLLKEKYSKDEHLVKLFVPIFEPLPPQYFLRLVSDRWIGAETQLPVSFRHLILPEKNLPPTELLDLQPLPISALRNPKYEELYNEAFPQFNPVQTQVFNAVYNSDDNVFVGAPSGSGKSVIAELSLLRLLSSNAAARAVYVLPKDALADIVFADWYHKFGTKFNLKIVQLTGETATDHKLLNKGQIIITTAEKWDVLSRRWKVRKSVQSVALFIVDALQLLGGEEGPVLEVVCSRMRYIASQTGKPIRIVALSLPLADARDVSQWLGCNANASFNFHPSVRPLPLELHIQGFNISHAGSRLAAMTKPIYSAVCRHAGSKPCCVFVPSRRHARLLAADLLALAAAHGRPTRFLHAKPELVQPFLTRIQDKMLKETLSAGVAYLHEGVELNDRRIVQQLLESAAVQLCVVAAELAWAFAAHVHTVIVADTHVYNGKLHAYEQYPITTVLQMLGRACRPLEDEHSVAVLMCVAHHKPFFTKLLNDCLPLESHLDHRLHDHMNAEIVTKTIENKQDAVDYLTWTFLYRRLTQNPNYYNLQGVTHRHLSDHLSELVETTLTDLEQSKCIAIEDEMDVQPLNLGMIASYYYINYTTIELFSLSLTSKTKIRGLLEIISSAAEYSELTIRHREENIIKSLAGKVPHKPQAPSGGSVKYNDPHVKAHVLLQAHLSRMQLPAELQADTQKVLTKAIRLIQACVDVVSSSGWLSPAVAAMELAQMVTQAMWAKDSYLRQLPHFTPELVQRCAEKGVETVFDVMELEDNARAKLLQLSSNEMADVARYCNRYPNVDLSYEVKNSRRLSAGKSIEVEVSLEREDDVAPVIAPFLSQKREEGWWVVIGDPKTNTLLSIKRVSLARSAKVRLDFVCGAPGRHTYTLYFMCDAYLGADQEYKFTVDVGEADDSSGDE, from the coding sequence ATGGCGGACGCAGCTGCCAGACAGCTGCAATACGAATACAAAGCAAACTCGAATCTCGTGCTCCAAGCTGATGTGCGATTGATAGAAAGAAGAGGTCGTGATGAAGCCACAGGGGAAGTCCTCTCCTTGTCTGGGAAGCTCGGCGGGACTCGGATGGGTGACCGCGCCCAGCGCACTAAGCCCGAAAAAGCTGAGGAAAGGAAAGCGAAGCGGCAAAAGCGTGACGAAGCAACGTACGAATTAACCAAGTCGAAAACTTCCCGCGTCGCTTGGGCTGACGACACACCGGGAGTACTGTACAGGCCTCGAGCTCAACACACAAGACATGCTTACGAACTACTTCTGTCTTTTATGCAGAGTGCACTCGGAGACCAGCCTAGGGACATCCTCTGTGGTGCTTGCGATGAGGTATTAGTTGTGTTGAAGAATGATAAACTTAAAGATcttgaaaagaagaaagaaattgAACTGCTTTTGGGACCCATATCTGATGAAAGGTTTGCCTTGTTGGTGAACTTGGGTAAGAAAATTACCGACTTCAATATAAGTGCGGCAACTGAAGGAAGTACAGAAATAGATGAGACGTACGGCATTAATGTGCAATTTGAAGAGTCTTCTGAGGAGGATGATGAAGATGCTTATGGGGAGGTCCGCGAAGAAGACAAAGAGGACGGTGAAGGCTCAGAGAATGAAAAGGACAAAGAGAGCAGCGGTGAAGACAGCGATGGAGAGGGAAGGAAGAATGCAATACACACAAATTTATCAGAAGAACAATCACAAAAGCGCAGAGATGCAGTTTTGCACCCGATGGATATAGATGCTTACTGGCTCCAGAGACGGCTTTCCCGACACTTTCCTGACGCTATGGTGTCTCAAGCCAAAGCCAGTGAGGTTCTAAAAGCTTTAGCAGAAGCTGCTGATGACAGAGACCTGGAAAATAGACTAGTCTTGCTGCTCGGATATGACTGCTTTGAGTTTGTCAAGACTCTCAACAAGCACagacatacaattttatattgcatAAGATTAGCATCAGCCCAGTCAGATAATGAGCGAGCATCCATACGAGATGAGATGTCTCGGCAGCCACATTTACAGAAGATATTGGCACAGTTGGAAACTGGTAAAGGTGATGATGACAACGCCCAACAATCGGAGGCACCTCGCAAACGTCACAAGTCAGAAGTGGAGTCTGGGTTGGGACAAGTGACCGGGTCCCGCACTGTACTTCAGTTGGAAGACCTGGTATTTGCTACAGGGGCGCACTTCATGGCCAACAAGAGGTGTCAGCTGCCGCCTGGCTCATTCCGGAAGCAGAGGAAAGGTTACGAAGAAGTACATGTCCCGGCATTAAAACCAAAACCTTTTGAAGAGGACGAGACTCTAGTAGCAATAGAAAAGCTGCCAAAATACGTCCAACCAGCTTTTGAAGGCTTCAAGACTTTGAATAGGATTCAGAGTCGCATATCGAAAGCAGCTTTGGAATCTGATGAGAACCTGCTTGTCTGTGCTCCAACAGGGGCTGGTAAAACCAATGTAGCATTACTGTGTATATTGAGAGAGGTTGGGAAACACGTTAACGACGACGGTACGGTCAATGTGCacgattttaaaatgatatatgTCGCGCCAATGCGCTCTCTTGTACAGGAAATGGTGGGTAACTTTAGCAAACGCCTTGCCCCATACAACATGAAGGTGTCTGAGCTGACAGGCGACCACCAGCTAACAAGGGAACAGATTGAGGCGACGCAACTCATTGTCTGCACTCCGGAGAAATGGGATATCATTACCAGGAAAGGTGGAGAGCGTTCGTTCACCAATTTAGTCCGACTAATCATAATTGATGAAGTCCATCTCCTACATGACGAGAGAGGCCCGGTGTTGGAGGCTTTAGTGGCTCGTACACTGAGGACAAGAGAACAAACTCAAGAGGAGGTTCGTCTTGTCGGTCTGTCTGCTACGTTGCCCAACTACACTGACGTTGCAGCTTTCCTGCGAGTAAGGCCAGAACatggattattttatttcgacaaTTCTTTTAGGCCAGTCGCTCTAGAACAACAATACATAGGAGTTACAGAGAAAAAAGCGCTAAAACGGTTCCAAGTCATGAACGATATCGTTTACGAGAAGGCCATAGAGCATGCTGGAAGAAATCAGATATTAGTATTTGTTCATTCGCGCAAGGAAACAGGGAAAACTGCGCGCGCAATTCGCGATATGTGCTTAGAGAAAGACACGCTTGGACAATTTCTTAGAGAGGGTTCGGCCAGCATGGAAGTCCTCCGAACGGAGGCGGAACAAGTTAAGAATCCAGAACTGCGCGAACTACTGCCTTACGGTTTCGCTATCCATCACGCCGGCATGAGCAGAGTAGACAGGACCTTAGTAGAAGACTTATTCGCCGATAGACATATACAAGTGTTAGTATCAACAGCTACGCTAGCGTGGGGCGTGAATTTGCCGGCGCACACGGTAATAGTGAAAGGAACCCAAGTGTATTCCCCTGAAAAGGGTCGTTGGAGCGAATTGGGAGCTCTAGACGTGTTACAAATGTTGGGACGAGCGGGCCGACCGCAATACGATGATAAAGGTGAAGGCATTCTCATAACCAACCATTCAGAGTTACAGTATTACCTTTCGCTGCTGAACCAGCAACTGCCCATAGAGTCCCAACTAGTTGCGAAGCTCCCGGACATGCTCAATGCTGAAGTCGTACTCGGTTCAGTTCAGAGCGTCCGCGACGCCGTCACTTGGCTAGGCTAcacgtatttatatattagaatGCTCCGTCAACCAGCTTTGTATGGGATTTCGCCAGAAAAGATACAAAATGATCCGTTATTAGAGTTACACAGGGCTGATCTCGTTCACACAGCTGCAAGTTTGTTAGATAAAGCTGGTCTGATCAAGTATGAGCGGAAATCTGGTCATTTCCAACCGACGGAGCTGGGTCGTATCGCGTCCCACTTCTACTGCACGTACGAGACCATGCAAGCGTACAACCAGCTACTGCGCCCCACACTAGGTGAAATTGAATTGTTTAGAGTGTTTTCACTATCAGCTGAGTTCAAACATGTCACAGTGAGGGAGGAAGAGAAGCTAGAGCTGCATAAACTTATGGAGAGAGTTCCGATCCCGATAAAGGAAAGCATTGAGGAACCGTCAGCTAAAATCAATGTGTTGTTGCAAGCGTACATTTCACAATTGAAACTCGAAGGGTTCGCTTTGATGGCAGACATGGTCTATGTAACACAAAGCGCTTCTAGGCTGTTACGAGCTATTTTCGAGATCGTTTTGCACAGGGGCTGGGCCCAACTAGTGGATAAAACACTAGCATTATGCAAAATGGTGGACCGACGCATGTGGCAGTCGATGTCGCCGCTCAGGCAGTTCAGAAAAATGCCAGAAGAGGTGGTGAAGAAGCTTGAAAAGAAGAACTTCCCGTGGGAGAAGCTTTACGAATTGGGCCCAAATGAGATCGGGGAGCTGGTCAGGGCTCCGAAACTAGGTAAAATGATACACAAACACGTGCGGCAGTTCCCCAAGCTGGAATTGTCTACACACATCCAGCCCATTACCAGGTCTACGCTCAGAGTGGAGCTAACTATCACACCTGACTTCCAATGGGACGAAAAGGTTCATGGACAATCAGAAGCGTTCTGGATTTTAGTGGAAGACGTAGACAGCGAAGTCGTACTCCACCATGAGTACTTTCTGCTCAAAGAGAAGTACAGCAAAGATGAGCATCTTGTCAAACTGTTTGTGCCCATCTTCGAACCTTTACCCCCACAATACTTTCTTCGTCTAGTGTCTGACAGGTGGATAGGCGCAGAAACTCAACTGCCAGTGTCCTTCCGCCATCTAATCCTGCCTGAAAAGAATCTGCCACCTACGGAACTCCTGGACTTGCAGCCGCTGCCTATATCCGCCTTACGGAACCCCAAATACGAAGAGCTTTACAATGAGGCTTTTCCGCAATTCAACCCAGTTCAGACTCAAGTGTTCAATGCAGTGTACAACTCTGATGATAACGTGTTTGTGGGGGCTCCTTCTGGGTCTGGGAAGTCAGTAATTGCCGAGCTATCTCTGCTGAGATTGCTATCAAGCAACGCCGCGGCACGAGCTGTGTATGTGCTGCCCAAGGACGCTCTAGCGGACATCGTGTTCGCTGACTGGTATCACAAATTCGGCACCAAATTCAATCTCAAGATAGTCCAACTGACGGGCGAGACCGCCACCGACCataaacttttaaacaaaGGCCAGATTATAATAACCACAGCGGAAAAATGGGACGTACTGTCTCGAAGATGGAAAGTCCGCAAAAGCGTGCAAAGCGTCGCGCTGTTCATAGTGGACGCACTGCAGCTGTTAGGTGGAGAAGAAGGACCAGTTTTAGAGGTTGTCTGCTCAAGAATGAGATACATAGCCTCGCAAACGGGGAAGCCTATTCGTATTGTGGCTTTATCGCTGCCTTTGGCTGACGCGAGGGACGTGTCCCAATGGCTGGGATGCAACGCTAATGCGTCTTTCAACTTCCACCCAAGCGTACGCCCACTGCCTCTGGAGCTACATATTCAAGGGTTCAATATTTCCCACGCGGGTTCGCGGCTAGCAGCTATGACGAAGCCAATTTATAGTGCTGTTTGCCGCCACGCTGGTTCCAAACCGTGTTGCGTGTTCGTACCGTCGCGGCGACACGCACGCCTCCTCGCGGCCGATTTACTAGCACTGGCCGCCGCGCACGGCCGTCCCACGCGCTTTTTACACGCAAAACCTGAACTAGTGCAGCCGTTCTTGACGAGAATACAGGATAAGATGTTGAAGGAAACCTTGTCGGCCGGCGTGGCGTATCTCCATGAGGGAGTTGAACTCAACGACCGACGCATTGTCCAGCAATTGCTGGAGTCTGCCGCGGTTCAGCTTTGCGTGGTGGCGGCTGAGCTGGCGTGGGCTTTCGCGGCACACGTGCACACCGTCATAGTCGCCGATACGCACGTTTACAACGGCAAATTGCATGCGTACGAGCAATATCCCATCACAACTGTGTTGCAGATGCTAGGGCGCGCGTGTCGACCGCTAGAAGACGAGCACTCTGTAGCAGTGCTGATGTGTGTCGCGCATCACAAGCCTTTCTTCACCAAATTGCTCAATGACTGCCTCCCTCTTGAAAGCCACTTGGACCATAGGCTCCACGATCACATGAACGCGGAAATCGTCACTAAAACCATAGAGAACAAACAAGATGCCGTGGACTACCTTACGTGGACTTTCCTCTACAGGAGGTTGACGCAAAACCCAAATTATTACAACCTCCAGGGAGTCACTCACAGACATCTGTCCGACCACCTCTCGGAGCTGGTGGAGACGACGCTGACAGACTTGGAGCAGTCCAAATGTATCGCGATTGAAGACGAAATGGACGTGCAGCCCCTCAACTTGGGCATGATAGCGTCATACTACTACATAAACTACACTACCATCGAGCTGTTCAGTCTGTCTTTGACCAGCAAGACCAAGATCCGAGGTCTGCTGGAGATCATTTCGTCTGCGGCTGAATACTCGGAGCTCACCATAAGACATCGCGAGGAGAATATCATAAAATCCCTAGCTGGGAAAGTGCCTCACAAGCCGCAGGCGCCATCTGGCGGCTCCGTCAAGTACAACGACCCTCATGTGAAAGCGCACGTGCTTTTACAAGCTCATCTCTCCAGGATGCAACTGCCTGCGGAGCTCCAAGCGGACACGCAGAAAGTGCTAACGAAAGCAATACGATTGATTCAGGCGTGCGTCGACGTGGTCTCGTCTTCAGGCTGGTTGTCGCCGGCCGTGGCGGCCATGGAGCTGGCCCAGATGGTGACCCAGGCCATGTGGGCCAAAGACTCTTATCTGCGTCAATTACCGCACTTTACGCCCGAGCTGGTGCAACGTTGTGCCGAGAAAGGGGTGGAAACAGTGTTCGACGTTATGGAGCTGGAAGATAATGCTCGAGCGAAACTGCTACAGCTCTCCTCCAACGAAATGGCGGACGTGGCTCGCTACTGCAACCGTTACCCTAACGTAGACCTCAGTTACGAGGTCAAGAACTCGCGGCGTCTCAGCGCCGGCAAGTCTATTGAAGTGGAAGTTTCTCTGGAGAGAGAGGACGACGTCGCCCCGGTGATTGCTCCGTTCCTGTCGCAAAAGCGCGAGGAAGGCTGGTGGGTCGTGATCGGGGATCCAAAGACGAATACTCTACTGTCTATTAAGAGGGTTTCACTCGCGCGTTCAGCTAAGGTTCGACTGGACTTTGTCTGTGGCGCTCCGGGGCGGCACACTTACACGTTATACTTCATGTGTGACGCGTATCTGGGCGCCGATCAGGAGTACAAGTTCACTGTGGACGTGGGAGAGGCTGACGACTCTAGTGGGGACGAGTGA
- the LOC128682235 gene encoding zinc finger protein 771-like: MSSKEDPLQVAVSVESIKREPRECIVCVTDCVDYFDIHNTTTALLGTPLGIFLYRVTNVELNSQEYTKYICKTCLDLANELERAELEYVKLKDNFESIISRNPLFNSTEKALTVGNAEKETEYYEPEKDELPETIEEGEDSVSSEVRSEGDSDHEWEVSSSRTNLKTLIRKTKASLKPKTTDGARPRKRRAKKPKAKQKASEKHMSPGEKYECDVCQRQFTMKGNYTRHMTTHSGVMPFECPTCQRRFNRKDHLLTHIRTHTGEKPFECNFCLVKFNQKGSIIKHLRTHTGDEPFECNICHRKFKQRPHLNSHLRIHTGEKPYECNFCKRKFSARSKLKIHARTHTGERPYECTFCNRQFNQSGNLQSHLRTHTGEKPYECVICQRRFNLKHHLRDHLSTHTGQKAFECSVCKQKFNYKHVMQKHIKVMHPGLLYVGYDMNSADTEPEVILQVDENEVELKSETIVIEMEPTD; the protein is encoded by the exons ATGAGCTCAAAAGAAGACCCTCTACAGGTCGCAGTTTCCGTAGAATCTATAAAACGTGAGCCCAGAGAATGCATCGTTTGCGTGACGGATTGCGTAGATTACTTTGATATCCATAATACTACTACCGCCCTTCTTGGTACACCATTAGGTATTTTTCTCTATAGAGTCACGAATGTGGAACTTAACAGTCAGGAATACACAAAATACATCTGTAAGACATGCTTGGATCTAGCAAATGAATTGGAGCGAGCGGAACTTGAATATGTTAAACTGAAAGATAATTTTGAGTCTATCATAAGTAGGAATCCCCTGTTTAATTCAACGGAGAAGGCGTTAACTGTGGGGAATGCGGAGAAAGAAACAGAGTATTATGAGCCTGAGAAGGATGAACTGCCAGAAACAATCGAGGAAGG TGAGGACAGTGTGAGCAGTGAGGTCAGGAGTGAAGGAGACAGCGATCACGAGTGGGAAGTCAGCTCATCTCGCACCAACCTGAAGACActaataagaaaaacaaaagcatCACTTAAACCTAAAACTACAG ACGGCGCACGCCCGCGGAAGCGAAGAGCCAAGAAGCCGAAAGCGAAACAGAAAGCGAGCGAGAAACATATGAGCCCAGGCGAGAAGTACGAATGTGACGTGTGCCAGCGTCAATTCACAATGAAGGGGAACTACACGAGGCACATGACGACACACAGCGGTGTCATGCCATTCGAGTGTCCCACATGCCAGCGCCGCTTCAACAGGAAAGACCATTTATTGACTCATATACGAACACATACCGGTGAGAAACCATTTGAATGCAATTTTTGCCTTGTTAAATTCAACCAGAAAGGCAgcataattaaacatttaaggACCCACACTGGAGACGAACCTTTCGAGTGTAATATATGTCATCGCAAATTCAAACAGAGACCGCATCTGAATAGCCATTTAAGAATTCACACCGGTGAGAAACCTTacgaatgtaatttttgtaaaagaaaattttcagcGCGTTCCAAACTCAAAATACATGCGAGAACACACACCGGGGAGAGACCGTATGAGTGTACGTTTTGTAATCGCCAGTTCAATCAAAGTGGCAATTTACAAAGTCATTTAAGAACACACACCGGTGAGAAACCTTATGAATGTGTTATTTGCCAGCGCAGATTCAATTTGAAACATCACCTCCGGGATCATTTGAGTACTCATACGGGTCAAAAAGCATTCGAATGCAGTGTTTGCAaacagaaatttaattataagcaTGTAATGCAAAAACATATAAAGGTTATGCATCCTGGACTTTTGTACGTTGGTTATGACATGAATTCAGCTGATACCGAGCCGGAGGTTATATTGCAAGTTGACGAGAACGAAGTAGAATTGAAGTCGGAAACTATTGTAATAGAAATGGAACCAACCGATTga
- the LOC135310008 gene encoding uncharacterized protein LOC135310008 translates to MEKLQFKFTLLPGSDGKSNVYSITSITTKDNKVYAIPEEFQAVGHHKEIIKTSAYNKVKNSLKKRFQTRRVWITMTQELAGIYLDEDGNVQFGDQFLEEIIEEEVAQKNESGTLEKLFEKFIETTQANRQQSLKSIAEKFVLEKFTSKNANANLWIDIFEKECLRCEVTSDEKKIEILRLFLDKTCADWYSSMIMKLSFKSEWSIWKSKFCETFANKGWNPVTYALFFKYKDGSLLEYAIKKEKLLLEMRPSIDTGTLTDLIAAGLPEFILNKIDREILKDTMDLFNELNKHEHSMNKRNFVAKRNYGNQKSYVKTETKIPCKICEKLNKGSRYHSENLCWFKEKEEEKIKKNSIRHVNNSVIEAELNEADQKN, encoded by the coding sequence atggagaaacttcaatttaaatttacattattgccCGGAAGTGATGGAAAGTCAAATGTGTATTCTATAACCTCAATAACCACTAAGGACAACAAAGTGTATGCAATACCTGAGGAGTTTCAGGCGGTTGGCCATCACAAAGAAATCATTAAAACCTCTGCATATAATAAAGTGAAGAATAGCTTAAAAAAAAGGTTCCAAACAAGAAGAGTCTGGATAACAATGACACAAGAATTGGCTGgaatttatttagatgaaGACGGAAACGTGCAATTTGGAGATCAATTTTTAGAAGAAATAATAGAAGAAGAAGTGGCGCAGAAGAACGAGTCAGGTACActagaaaaattatttgaaaagtttATAGAAACCACGCAAGCAAATAGGCAGCaaagtttaaaatcaattgCAGAAAAATTTGTATTAGAAAAATTTACTAGTAAAAATGCCAACGCAAATCTGTGGattgacatttttgaaaaagaatgTTTGCGATGTGAGGTAACATcggatgaaaaaaaaattgaaatactcAGATTGTTTTTGGATAAGACCTGCGCTGACTGGTATAGTTCTATGATTATGAAATTGTCATTCAAATCTGAATGGTCTATATGGAAAAGCAAATTTTGTGAGACATTCGCCAATAAGGGATGGAACCCAGTCACTTACGCactgttttttaaatacaaagatGGTTCTTTACTAGAATACgctataaaaaaggaaaaacttCTGCTGGAGATGAGACCATCAATTGATACAGGTACTTTGACAGATCTTATTGCAGCGGGATTACCAGaattcattttaaacaaaatagacCGAGAAATTCTAAAAGATACaatggatttatttaatgagCTGAATAAGCATGAACACTCgatgaataaaagaaattttgtggccaagagaaattatggaaatCAGAAGTCTTATGTTAAAACCGAAACAAAAATTCCATgcaaaatatgtgaaaaattaaataagggCTCGCGTTATCATTCTGAAAATTTATGCTGgtttaaagaaaaagaagaggaaaaaattaagaaaaattccATTAGGCATGTCAATAATTCAGTAATTGAAGCAGAATTAAACGAGGCTGATCAAAAAAACTAA